A window of Polaribacter litorisediminis contains these coding sequences:
- a CDS encoding dynamin family protein, which produces MVKNNIFSELNDKITNLIDTTEVDSLYIDGIYRLKDELPKIVQAEKDLISQGKTMRIGIIGQVKSGKSSFLNALLFKGKDLLPKASTPMTAGLTVISYDKVPKFKVEYYSKDDWSIVENQARQYDAIYKEAKSSGQFEDERDIVEATKERAGDLICSSHELVQKCGVSAKRCIGKKPLEETLNSIDDLQGRLNQFVGAKGEFTSVTKTLYLYLPEEGLKGVEIVDTPGVNDPIVSREERTNEFLRSCHGVFLLSYTGQFCTNTDLTFLKERVYDQGISSVVVLGSKFDSGLIDIARTADGDLEYAIDYLSDSLKVGLKEAFEKKNLRNELPKLDCTSGLCYSLYHKPKNEWDENEAHIAKLLIKNYPDIGENREWFSLLGNIEEIKENYIEKDFKSNKELIITDRYKDFVENNRTKILNTISETKSDLVDYSKKINSLNSDNIVNQKNQRLNVEKFGKKSLNIINRSIKNLNAFPKKFSNKLTYDSFNHGTYLVPKKFKIEQYSGYWLKPNRNCSVSHEVVDSIKLKEILTKYLDSNLEKAFNKWSKYFSSKGPFVSSLKNTITDLLKTDDFNGIDPEIIQEVLLDSLTDIDRCADLFSKVKIKDFYNDRISRIKTSTRTWGGYFENKSDSPELIIDGLNASERDNYFNDVNKIIEEYKAEITKEISVQKEDIGRILIEMKRLFNENIGQKFEEVTAKYEQILKDKESRINDIDASISKLEEIEEIFN; this is translated from the coding sequence ATGGTAAAAAATAATATTTTTTCAGAACTAAATGATAAAATAACCAATTTAATAGATACTACAGAGGTTGATAGTTTGTATATAGATGGTATTTATAGATTAAAAGATGAATTGCCTAAAATAGTTCAAGCAGAAAAAGACTTAATATCGCAAGGTAAAACAATGCGTATTGGTATTATTGGTCAAGTTAAATCTGGGAAATCCTCATTTTTAAATGCGCTCCTTTTTAAAGGTAAAGATTTACTGCCAAAAGCATCTACTCCTATGACCGCGGGATTAACTGTAATTAGTTATGATAAAGTCCCTAAATTTAAAGTAGAGTATTACTCTAAAGATGATTGGAGCATTGTTGAAAATCAGGCAAGACAATACGACGCTATTTACAAAGAAGCTAAAAGTTCCGGTCAATTTGAAGATGAAAGAGATATAGTGGAAGCAACAAAAGAGAGAGCTGGAGATTTAATTTGTTCATCTCATGAGTTAGTTCAAAAATGCGGTGTTTCTGCTAAAAGATGTATAGGTAAAAAACCCTTAGAAGAAACCTTAAATTCTATTGATGATTTACAAGGACGCTTAAATCAATTTGTCGGAGCTAAAGGAGAGTTTACTTCTGTTACAAAAACGCTTTATTTGTATTTACCCGAAGAAGGGTTAAAAGGAGTTGAGATCGTTGATACACCAGGTGTAAATGACCCAATTGTTTCTAGAGAAGAACGAACTAATGAGTTTTTACGTTCTTGTCACGGAGTTTTTTTACTAAGTTATACAGGTCAGTTTTGTACAAATACAGATTTAACTTTTTTAAAAGAGCGTGTGTATGATCAAGGGATAAGTTCAGTAGTGGTTTTAGGTAGTAAATTTGACTCTGGATTGATTGATATTGCAAGGACTGCAGACGGTGATTTGGAATATGCTATTGATTATTTATCAGATTCACTAAAAGTTGGTTTGAAAGAAGCTTTTGAAAAGAAAAATTTGAGAAATGAACTTCCAAAACTTGATTGTACTTCAGGACTTTGCTATAGCTTATATCATAAGCCTAAAAATGAATGGGATGAAAACGAAGCTCATATAGCTAAATTATTAATTAAAAATTATCCAGATATCGGTGAAAATAGAGAATGGTTTAGCCTCCTTGGTAATATTGAAGAAATAAAAGAAAATTATATTGAAAAGGATTTTAAAAGTAATAAGGAACTCATAATTACCGATAGATACAAGGATTTCGTTGAAAATAACAGAACTAAAATATTAAACACTATTTCAGAAACTAAAAGTGATCTAGTAGATTACTCTAAAAAAATTAATTCGTTAAATAGTGATAACATTGTAAATCAGAAAAATCAACGTTTAAATGTCGAAAAATTTGGAAAAAAGTCATTAAATATTATCAATCGTTCAATAAAAAACTTGAATGCTTTTCCTAAAAAATTTTCAAACAAATTGACTTATGATAGTTTTAACCATGGAACTTATTTAGTGCCTAAAAAATTTAAAATAGAACAATATAGTGGTTATTGGCTCAAGCCAAACAGAAATTGTTCTGTTAGCCATGAAGTTGTTGATTCAATAAAATTAAAAGAGATTTTAACTAAATATTTAGATTCTAATTTAGAAAAGGCTTTCAACAAATGGAGTAAGTATTTTTCTAGTAAAGGGCCTTTTGTTAGCTCTCTTAAAAACACAATTACAGATCTCTTGAAAACAGATGATTTTAATGGTATAGATCCTGAAATTATACAAGAAGTGTTATTGGATTCTTTAACGGATATAGACCGATGCGCTGATTTATTTTCAAAAGTTAAAATTAAAGATTTTTACAATGACAGAATTAGTAGAATAAAGACATCTACTAGAACTTGGGGTGGATATTTTGAAAATAAAAGTGATAGTCCTGAACTTATAATTGACGGTCTAAATGCATCAGAGAGAGATAATTATTTTAATGACGTAAATAAAATCATAGAAGAATATAAAGCTGAAATTACGAAGGAAATATCAGTTCAGAAAGAAGATATTGGTAGAATATTAATAGAAATGAAACGTTTATTTAATGAGAATATTGGTCAGAAATTTGAAGAAGTAACTGCAAAATATGAACAAATTTTAAAAGATAAGGAATCACGTATAAATGATATCGATGCTAGTATTAGTAAATTAGAAGAAATTGAAGAAATATTTAATTAG